From one Paenibacillus sp. FSL K6-1330 genomic stretch:
- a CDS encoding MFS transporter, which translates to MNKPEKSFKKFLLLWSGQLISTIGNGLTSFGLGIYVFQQTGKASAMALVTLLAFMPSLLLSAFAGVLADRYDRRLLMVLGDSLSAIGLVFILICMLRGEAQLWQICVGVTISSVFSSLLDPAYKATVTDLLTEEQYTRASGFVQVAGSAKFLISPILAGFLLTVTDIKLLLVIDICTFFVTVATTLAVRRGLVSKTYEHTQSFIHEIKAGWNAVSTNRGVLVLVIMTSVLTFYLGVIETLSIPMLLTFTSSSVVGMIETIIASGMLVSSVIIGFLPIQKGYVNILSISLFGVGVFMMAFGFREHIALICVSGFLFFAMLPFANTSLDFLVRTNIDNSVQGRAWALIGILSQLGFVVAYALSGVLADYVFTPLLVEGGVLSDSVGKIIGTGLGRGMGFLIIIAGMLLCVTSVILYKLKSVKMLENRGVLCTPE; encoded by the coding sequence ATGAATAAACCAGAGAAGTCTTTCAAGAAATTTCTCCTACTGTGGTCGGGACAGCTTATTTCAACCATAGGAAACGGGCTCACATCGTTCGGGCTTGGGATTTATGTTTTCCAACAGACGGGAAAGGCTTCGGCCATGGCGCTTGTAACCTTGCTTGCGTTCATGCCGTCGTTACTCTTAAGCGCATTTGCCGGAGTGCTTGCGGACCGCTATGACCGCAGACTGTTAATGGTGCTAGGCGATAGTCTTTCTGCGATCGGTCTTGTATTCATCCTCATATGCATGCTTCGCGGAGAAGCACAGCTATGGCAAATTTGTGTGGGAGTTACCATAAGCTCGGTGTTTTCATCGCTGCTTGACCCCGCATACAAGGCTACGGTTACGGATTTGCTGACCGAGGAGCAGTATACGAGGGCAAGCGGTTTTGTCCAGGTGGCAGGATCGGCAAAATTTCTGATTTCGCCGATCCTTGCGGGATTTTTGCTCACCGTTACGGATATAAAGCTGCTGCTTGTCATCGACATTTGCACTTTTTTTGTCACCGTTGCAACTACGCTTGCCGTCCGCAGGGGCCTCGTCTCCAAGACATACGAACACACGCAATCGTTCATCCACGAAATCAAAGCCGGTTGGAACGCTGTCTCTACTAACAGAGGTGTGCTTGTTCTTGTGATTATGACATCGGTGCTGACATTTTACCTTGGAGTTATTGAAACACTCTCCATTCCCATGCTGCTGACGTTTACAAGCAGCTCCGTCGTAGGGATGATAGAAACCATTATCGCTTCGGGAATGCTCGTATCCAGTGTCATTATAGGATTTCTTCCCATTCAAAAGGGTTATGTGAACATTCTTTCGATTTCTTTGTTTGGTGTAGGCGTGTTTATGATGGCGTTCGGATTTCGAGAACATATTGCCTTGATCTGTGTTTCGGGATTTCTGTTTTTTGCAATGCTTCCGTTTGCCAACACAAGCCTGGATTTTCTAGTTCGTACCAACATTGATAATTCCGTTCAAGGCAGAGCTTGGGCACTGATCGGAATCCTTTCCCAGCTTGGATTTGTAGTGGCTTATGCCCTTTCGGGTGTTTTGGCGGATTATGTGTTCACCCCTTTGTTAGTTGAAGGTGGCGTGCTTTCTGACAGTGTGGGAAAAATCATCGGTACGGGACTCGGCAGAGGGATGGGATTTCTCATTATCATCGCCGGAATGCTGTTATGTGTAACTTCGGTCATTCTGTATAAATTAAAGTCGGTTAAAATGCTTGAAAACAGAGGTGTCTTATGTACTCCAGAATAA
- a CDS encoding TetR/AcrR family transcriptional regulator has protein sequence MRVVKKAEERRNEILDAADELFGQKGFDGTSTNDILEKVGIARGTLYHHFKSKEDIMDALIDRYSDGLLDAAQVIAADKTIPVVERIIRVVMAMNLSGGSSKEIMEHIHKPQNALMHQKIQKVIINGLPPILTAIILEGIEQGMFSTPFPYECMEMVVIYANTVFDDDMITLTNEERGSRMLAFVCNVERLLGAASGSLMDVMQMFGGGDESSHE, from the coding sequence ATGAGAGTTGTAAAAAAAGCGGAAGAACGCAGGAACGAAATCCTCGACGCCGCGGATGAACTCTTTGGTCAGAAGGGTTTTGACGGCACAAGTACAAACGATATTCTTGAAAAGGTCGGTATTGCACGGGGAACCTTGTATCATCACTTCAAGTCGAAGGAGGATATTATGGATGCGTTGATTGATCGGTATAGTGACGGTCTTCTGGATGCGGCACAGGTCATTGCGGCCGACAAGACGATACCCGTAGTCGAACGCATTATCCGCGTTGTGATGGCAATGAACTTAAGCGGCGGAAGCAGCAAGGAAATTATGGAGCATATTCACAAGCCGCAGAACGCGCTGATGCATCAAAAAATACAAAAGGTCATCATCAACGGCCTTCCGCCGATCCTGACAGCAATCATCCTCGAAGGCATTGAGCAGGGAATGTTCAGCACACCGTTTCCGTATGAATGCATGGAAATGGTTGTGATCTATGCGAATACCGTTTTTGATGACGATATGATTACCTTGACGAATGAGGAGCGCGGTTCACGAATGCTGGCCTTTGTTTGTAACGTAGAAAGGCTGCTCGGTGCAGCAAGCGGAAGTCTGATGGACGTCATGCAGATGTTTGGTGGAGGAGACGAGAGCAGCCATGAATAA
- a CDS encoding GNAT family N-acetyltransferase has protein sequence MKKLPTIQLERLTLRPFRLDDAKVVQQLAGDPYIAETTLYIPHPYEDGMAEQWIETHAHNFNEDRSLELAIVHKEEQHVIGAICIGCNRNFDHGELAYWIGRQYKNNGYCTEAAKGIVRYAFDEMKLNRIFARYLGKNPASGKVMEKLGMKYEGRLRQHVRKWNQYEDLVYYGLLRDEYISENS, from the coding sequence TTGAAGAAACTGCCGACCATTCAATTGGAAAGATTGACATTACGGCCTTTCCGTCTAGATGATGCCAAAGTCGTTCAACAATTAGCAGGGGATCCATATATTGCGGAAACAACATTATATATCCCGCATCCGTATGAGGATGGGATGGCAGAACAATGGATAGAAACACATGCTCATAACTTTAATGAAGACCGATCACTGGAACTAGCTATCGTACATAAAGAAGAACAGCATGTAATAGGCGCTATCTGTATTGGATGTAATAGGAATTTTGATCATGGTGAACTTGCATATTGGATTGGGAGACAGTATAAGAACAATGGATATTGTACGGAAGCGGCAAAAGGTATCGTACGGTATGCGTTTGACGAAATGAAATTGAACCGTATATTTGCCCGTTATCTGGGGAAAAACCCTGCATCGGGTAAAGTCATGGAAAAGTTAGGAATGAAATATGAAGGTCGTTTAAGACAGCATGTGAGGAAATGGAACCAATATGAAGACCTCGTGTATTATGGCCTTTTAAGGGATGAATATATTTCGGAGAACAGCTAA
- a CDS encoding HAMP domain-containing sensor histidine kinase: MRIKTRFTIHLALGLILWMLGTGVLVVIILEGLLPLLGIHVSLDDEGLFVGWIFGASTLLCIVLFGWYFGGPIGFIMAWIHRLSQDNYEQPADLPQIYTRKGKLRMRFRLYQEVLEYLQSLRVKLQANEIERSQIEEAKQEWIAGISHDLKTPLTYIKGYSALLLNEQYEWSKEEAISFIREMDDKGKHMEELIQDLSLVTQLNRADGALPLQKTNQDIVEFTKRVVADISNSPQASSYHLHFQADPPAIYVDFDLKFMQRILQNMMMNSILHNPEHTNIYVQIADTGEHAVICIKDNGVGMPAHMVEHLFQQYYRGTTTDSTSEGTGLGMAIVYKLVQVHDGTISVESEPSQGTSFTIRLPKKGLSSLG, translated from the coding sequence ATGCGAATAAAAACTCGATTTACGATTCATTTGGCATTAGGACTTATTCTATGGATGCTTGGCACGGGTGTACTCGTTGTTATTATCCTTGAAGGCCTTCTTCCCTTGCTCGGTATCCATGTCAGTCTAGATGATGAAGGACTGTTTGTCGGATGGATCTTTGGTGCGAGTACGCTGCTGTGCATCGTTTTGTTTGGATGGTATTTTGGCGGACCGATCGGATTCATCATGGCCTGGATTCATCGACTCTCGCAGGACAACTATGAGCAACCTGCCGATTTACCTCAAATATATACCCGTAAAGGGAAACTTCGCATGCGGTTCCGCCTGTATCAGGAGGTGCTTGAGTATCTTCAATCCTTGAGAGTCAAACTGCAAGCGAACGAAATCGAGAGGAGCCAAATCGAAGAAGCCAAGCAGGAATGGATTGCGGGGATTTCTCATGATTTGAAAACACCGTTAACCTATATCAAAGGCTACTCAGCGCTTTTATTGAATGAGCAGTACGAGTGGTCGAAAGAAGAGGCGATCTCTTTCATTCGGGAAATGGACGACAAAGGAAAGCATATGGAGGAATTGATTCAAGATTTAAGCCTCGTCACACAGCTCAATCGCGCTGACGGCGCTTTGCCATTACAGAAGACGAATCAAGATATCGTCGAATTTACAAAACGGGTAGTTGCCGATATCAGCAATAGTCCGCAAGCGAGCAGCTATCATTTGCATTTTCAAGCGGATCCACCTGCCATTTATGTTGATTTTGATTTGAAATTCATGCAGCGCATCCTGCAAAATATGATGATGAACTCCATCCTCCACAATCCTGAACATACGAATATATATGTACAGATTGCGGATACAGGAGAGCATGCTGTAATCTGCATCAAGGACAATGGCGTAGGGATGCCGGCCCATATGGTGGAGCACCTATTCCAGCAATATTACCGGGGCACGACCACGGATTCTACCTCTGAGGGCACGGGACTCGGAATGGCGATTGTCTACAAGCTGGTTCAGGTTCATGACGGCACAATTAGTGTAGAAAGTGAGCCTTCACAAGGAACTTCGTTCACGATTCGATTGCCGAAAAAGGGTCTGTCTTCTCTTGGTTGA
- a CDS encoding response regulator transcription factor: MESASILAVDDEIGILKLLEITLRKENFTHIDTASSGKGALQRIKEKAYDMILLDIMLPDLSGFELCAEIRKHTNAPIIFISARSTDFDKLTGLGIGGDDYITKPFNPLEVIARIKAILRRQRFMENAHQQNTAFDYGYFSFHPESATLTVKRQPVECTAKELELLHFFCKHPNHIFTTAQLYELVWGNDVYGEEKTVTIHIAKLRKKLGDDTRKPKIIVNLRGIGYKFIPPNEALSCE; the protein is encoded by the coding sequence ATGGAATCTGCATCCATACTAGCTGTCGATGATGAAATCGGTATTTTGAAGCTATTGGAGATCACGCTTCGCAAAGAGAATTTTACGCATATCGACACCGCATCATCGGGCAAAGGCGCGCTGCAGCGCATCAAAGAAAAGGCATATGATATGATTTTGCTCGATATTATGCTCCCGGATCTAAGCGGTTTTGAACTATGTGCGGAGATTCGGAAACATACGAATGCACCGATTATTTTTATTAGCGCACGCTCCACCGACTTCGACAAATTAACGGGTCTAGGGATCGGCGGGGACGATTATATTACCAAGCCGTTTAATCCACTGGAGGTCATTGCCCGGATCAAGGCGATCCTTCGCCGGCAAAGGTTTATGGAGAATGCTCATCAACAAAACACGGCGTTCGATTACGGCTACTTCTCTTTTCATCCGGAATCGGCAACGTTAACCGTGAAGCGTCAACCTGTAGAATGCACGGCGAAGGAGCTGGAGCTGCTGCATTTCTTTTGTAAACATCCGAATCATATCTTCACGACGGCTCAGCTTTACGAATTGGTATGGGGAAATGATGTGTACGGGGAAGAAAAAACGGTCACGATCCATATCGCCAAGCTGCGGAAAAAACTCGGCGATGATACCCGAAAACCAAAAATCATCGTGAATTTGCGGGGAATCGGTTATAAATTCATCCCCCCGAATGAGGCACTGTCATGCGAATAA
- a CDS encoding ABC transporter ATP-binding protein, translated as MNAAIQINQVSKAFKGTETITNVNMSISRGEIYGFLGPNGAGKTTIMKMILNLVKPSSGDIQVFDQLVLPTSVQYLKRIGSIIEYPVFYDRLTAEANLEFHCRYMDYRDKTAIKEALEIVGLQGVGKKKIHEFSLGMKQRLGIARAIVTKPDILILDEPINGLDPIGIKEMRELFLHLKERYGTTILISSHIVSEIESVADTIGIIHQGKLLNEVKMNDIRRQHAGSLEEYFINLIHGGKRYA; from the coding sequence GTGAACGCCGCCATTCAAATCAATCAAGTAAGCAAGGCATTCAAGGGCACGGAAACCATTACAAACGTCAATATGAGTATCAGCAGAGGAGAAATTTACGGATTTTTAGGTCCGAATGGGGCCGGTAAAACAACCATTATGAAAATGATCTTAAATCTGGTAAAACCGTCTTCCGGTGATATCCAAGTATTCGATCAGCTGGTTCTGCCAACATCGGTTCAATACTTAAAAAGAATCGGCAGCATCATTGAATACCCCGTGTTTTACGACCGGCTGACGGCGGAGGCCAACTTGGAGTTTCATTGTAGATACATGGACTATCGCGATAAGACAGCGATCAAGGAAGCGCTGGAGATCGTAGGTCTTCAGGGTGTGGGGAAGAAAAAAATCCATGAATTCTCTTTAGGGATGAAGCAGCGATTAGGGATTGCGCGCGCGATTGTTACGAAACCCGATATTCTTATTCTGGATGAACCTATCAATGGGCTTGACCCGATCGGGATTAAGGAAATGCGGGAGCTTTTCTTGCATTTAAAGGAGAGATACGGAACGACCATTTTAATTTCGAGTCATATCGTATCGGAAATCGAATCGGTCGCCGATACGATTGGCATTATTCATCAGGGAAAATTATTAAATGAAGTCAAGATGAATGATATTCGAAGACAGCATGCCGGATCATTAGAAGAGTACTTCATCAATCTCATTCATGGAGGCAAACGCTATGCTTAA
- a CDS encoding ABC transporter permease: MLKLIQLEWQKSNISRYFKGLAVCIVAIFSAAALMSQGPSGDSEPLFQNYTEFIALTDLLMRITYIIFASVILSRLVIEEYKSNMIQVLFTYPLQRKKIIQAKLSIVFGFSFFSIIISTLIINLLVYFLNPMIGLFEDPVHIGDIMATLPTMLLQAFMIAGISLIPLSFGMRKKSTASTITSAVVIGFVVNTTVSDGGSSTSLFHFIAIPIALCLLGLILGYLSFHKVDRTDVA, from the coding sequence ATGCTTAAACTTATACAGCTGGAATGGCAAAAAAGTAACATATCCCGTTATTTTAAAGGATTGGCCGTTTGTATCGTGGCTATTTTCTCCGCCGCTGCATTGATGTCCCAGGGCCCTAGCGGTGATAGTGAACCGCTGTTTCAAAATTATACTGAATTCATTGCTTTAACGGATCTTTTAATGCGCATCACTTATATCATTTTCGCAAGCGTTATCTTATCACGTTTAGTGATTGAGGAATACAAGAGCAACATGATCCAAGTGTTATTTACCTACCCCCTGCAGCGAAAAAAAATCATTCAAGCCAAGTTATCGATTGTGTTTGGATTTAGCTTCTTCAGCATCATCATCTCTACGCTTATAATCAATTTGTTAGTGTACTTCTTGAACCCGATGATCGGATTATTTGAAGACCCGGTGCATATCGGAGACATAATGGCTACACTTCCAACAATGTTGCTCCAAGCATTTATGATCGCCGGAATCAGCCTGATTCCTTTATCTTTTGGCATGCGAAAAAAATCGACGGCTTCCACGATCACCTCGGCTGTCGTCATTGGATTCGTGGTTAACACAACGGTGTCTGACGGGGGAAGCTCGACCAGTCTGTTTCATTTCATCGCCATCCCGATTGCTCTCTGTCTGCTTGGCCTTATCCTTGGCTATCTTTCTTTTCATAAAGTAGATCGAACCGATGTAGCTTAA
- a CDS encoding DUF4097 family beta strand repeat-containing protein, translating to MRKIITTSLVLLTVGGLVMGCQGVGKSTSYNHESSYEANRIEEIEVNNESWDIEFKRSDSPNITIACEGKRQNSKSDPVTINHDGNKIVVTQEDQGSAMAGFTFGKKGTIYISIPDREVDTITLNNHAGDIKMKNVAAQNIVIANNSGSKNIEGLSAEKGVFTSKDGDIKLKDSSLNELTVTTGSGASYMTDVTSPVMNITSTYGEVSVKEIEEGTLLRVETQSGDIAVSYKTPPASLKLTASSDSSDISVGLDGFNVKQSTEKIVEGTIGDASNTMELLSRVGTIAVK from the coding sequence ATGAGGAAAATCATAACCACTTCGCTTGTTTTGCTTACCGTTGGCGGATTAGTTATGGGCTGCCAAGGTGTAGGGAAATCAACAAGTTATAACCATGAATCTTCCTACGAAGCTAACCGCATTGAAGAAATTGAAGTCAACAACGAATCTTGGGACATTGAATTCAAGCGTTCCGATTCCCCGAACATCACCATCGCTTGCGAAGGCAAGCGGCAGAACAGTAAGAGCGACCCTGTAACGATTAACCATGACGGGAATAAAATTGTCGTTACCCAGGAAGACCAGGGTAGTGCCATGGCAGGGTTCACTTTTGGCAAAAAAGGGACGATTTATATCTCGATTCCCGACCGTGAAGTCGATACGATTACATTGAACAATCATGCAGGTGACATCAAGATGAAGAATGTAGCGGCGCAAAACATTGTCATTGCCAACAATTCGGGGTCTAAGAACATCGAAGGACTTTCAGCAGAAAAGGGTGTGTTTACTTCCAAAGACGGGGATATCAAATTGAAAGACAGCTCGCTAAACGAATTAACGGTAACCACAGGCAGCGGCGCCAGCTATATGACAGACGTGACCAGCCCCGTGATGAACATCACTTCAACCTATGGGGAAGTATCCGTCAAAGAGATCGAAGAGGGAACGTTGCTGCGAGTAGAAACACAATCGGGAGATATCGCCGTATCTTATAAAACACCCCCTGCTTCGTTAAAGCTTACCGCAAGCAGCGACTCATCGGATATAAGCGTTGGTTTAGATGGCTTCAATGTAAAACAGAGCACGGAAAAGATAGTGGAAGGCACGATTGGGGATGCATCCAATACAATGGAGCTTCTCAGCCGTGTCGGAACGATTGCTGTAAAATAA
- the arcC gene encoding carbamate kinase, whose product MAQKVVIALGGNAILQPKQQATYENQIANIQKSCEVIARIVRQGYEVIITHGNGPQVGNILRQQDEAREVVPPFPLHVCSAESQGFIGYMMDQCMKNELQKLGLNQAVTSILTQTEVSLKDPAFLNPTKPIGVFYSEEEAKRLAEDKGWVVKEDAGRGWRRVVPSPMPQSIVGADVIKSLASQGAIVIAAGGGGIPVSRQPDGTLVGVEAVIDKDRSGYQLAQDVQADIFMILTDVHNVYVNYGKPNQKSLETISLEEAKRYADEGQFSVGSMGPKMESAIGFAEKGGIAIICSLDQADLALEGGAGTRIVQDNLLRCM is encoded by the coding sequence TTGGCACAAAAAGTTGTGATTGCTCTTGGCGGCAATGCTATTTTACAACCTAAACAACAGGCAACCTATGAGAATCAAATAGCAAATATCCAGAAAAGCTGTGAAGTGATCGCCCGCATTGTAAGGCAAGGTTATGAAGTCATTATTACGCATGGGAACGGTCCTCAAGTAGGGAATATATTGCGTCAGCAGGACGAAGCCAGAGAAGTGGTTCCGCCGTTTCCGCTGCATGTGTGCAGTGCGGAATCCCAAGGCTTTATCGGGTACATGATGGACCAATGCATGAAAAATGAACTGCAAAAACTGGGACTAAATCAGGCTGTTACAAGCATCCTGACACAAACGGAAGTATCTTTGAAAGATCCTGCATTTTTAAACCCAACTAAACCTATTGGTGTGTTCTACAGTGAAGAAGAGGCCAAACGTCTTGCAGAAGACAAAGGCTGGGTTGTCAAAGAAGATGCAGGCAGAGGCTGGCGTCGCGTTGTTCCATCTCCAATGCCTCAATCCATTGTTGGCGCTGATGTAATCAAGTCCTTGGCTAGTCAGGGAGCCATTGTCATTGCCGCAGGTGGAGGAGGTATTCCTGTATCCCGGCAACCAGACGGGACCCTTGTCGGTGTGGAAGCCGTCATCGATAAAGATCGCAGCGGATATCAGCTGGCCCAGGATGTGCAGGCGGATATCTTTATGATTCTGACCGATGTTCACAATGTATATGTGAACTACGGAAAGCCGAATCAAAAATCACTGGAAACGATATCTCTGGAAGAAGCCAAGCGATATGCGGATGAGGGTCAGTTTAGTGTCGGAAGTATGGGCCCTAAGATGGAATCAGCCATAGGCTTTGCAGAAAAGGGCGGCATTGCTATCATTTGTTCCCTGGATCAGGCTGACCTCGCTCTGGAAGGAGGAGCGGGTACCCGCATCGTCCAGGATAATCTGCTGCGCTGTATGTAA
- a CDS encoding DUF2877 domain-containing protein, translated as MKYLIQVDGVCSAAVLPLLHGGKPGCVHSIFHNGWNIRMGDGLIFIGTTKNGQLPFGIHLEDKQVPKLISMLQQDEEDQMIHYDTDTSSLLFSSFCIKLDPQATYQSGIGPRTEQPESLLHLLNAFATELLIHNQPTGIGISIDHFIECFINEAHATCSVSEQKMMQLINTVRAGNLSQIDEILRYWIGRGKGLTPAGDDILAGMLAVDATAGIFTDTFRLQLSELVEKETLTTDISREYLKYALKRNFSSAVTGVMNALLQRDADSLIKRTRELLLVGHSSGLDTAFGILIGMLIIRRNSNWHKKL; from the coding sequence ATGAAATATTTAATCCAAGTAGATGGAGTATGCAGCGCAGCTGTTCTCCCTCTCCTTCATGGCGGTAAACCTGGATGTGTGCATAGTATATTTCACAATGGATGGAATATCCGGATGGGAGATGGGCTTATTTTTATAGGCACCACAAAGAACGGGCAGCTTCCTTTCGGCATCCATCTGGAAGACAAACAAGTGCCAAAGCTCATTTCTATGCTCCAACAAGATGAAGAAGATCAGATGATTCATTATGACACCGATACATCGTCTCTTCTCTTCTCTTCCTTCTGTATTAAATTAGATCCTCAGGCAACTTATCAATCTGGGATAGGACCGAGAACGGAGCAGCCGGAATCGCTGCTTCATCTTTTGAATGCGTTTGCAACCGAGCTGCTTATCCATAATCAGCCGACAGGCATAGGGATTTCGATAGATCATTTCATTGAATGTTTCATTAACGAAGCACATGCAACTTGTTCGGTTAGTGAACAAAAAATGATGCAGCTAATAAATACTGTACGAGCCGGGAACTTGTCACAGATAGATGAAATACTCAGATATTGGATTGGACGCGGAAAAGGCCTAACCCCTGCCGGAGATGACATACTGGCGGGAATGCTCGCGGTGGATGCAACAGCAGGGATATTCACGGATACGTTCCGTTTACAATTATCTGAACTGGTGGAGAAAGAAACACTAACTACCGATATCAGCCGGGAATATCTAAAGTACGCGCTGAAGCGAAACTTCAGTTCAGCAGTGACAGGTGTCATGAATGCTCTTCTGCAACGAGATGCAGACAGCTTGATTAAGCGGACCAGGGAATTACTGCTTGTAGGACACAGCTCAGGCCTGGATACAGCATTCGGCATACTGATCGGTATGCTGATTATTAGGAGGAATTCAAATTGGCACAAAAAGTTGTGA